Proteins encoded within one genomic window of Paenarthrobacter sp. JL.01a:
- a CDS encoding glycosyltransferase: MRILVWHVHGGWMEAFVRGRHEYLLPKTPDGGAWGLGRGGRDWPAAAQEVDLDTLDPESVDAVLLQRPEEIAAVARALGRRPGVDLPAVYLEHNTPKGDVPFTLHPMADQSSIPVVHVTHFNQLFWDTGSAGTTVIEHGIPDPGRLYTGEHEEMGVVVNEPVRRGRVTGTDLLPGFAGVGPLRVFGMGTEALAQALNLRGLGLSDERLRIAGDVPAPQMHQQLARCRLYLHPLRWTSLGLALLEAMHLGMPVLALATTEATRAIPHGAGLVSNDVDDLQRFAKRLLDDPDDAFAMGMVAREAALERYGLDKFLRAWDELLADLPAARVPAGNAPANHDTERAHP, translated from the coding sequence ATGAGGATTCTGGTGTGGCACGTGCACGGCGGGTGGATGGAGGCCTTCGTCCGCGGCCGGCATGAATACTTGCTCCCGAAAACGCCCGACGGCGGCGCCTGGGGTTTGGGGCGCGGTGGCCGTGACTGGCCTGCCGCGGCGCAGGAAGTGGACCTGGACACCCTGGACCCCGAGAGCGTCGACGCAGTGCTGCTCCAAAGGCCCGAGGAAATCGCGGCAGTTGCCCGGGCTCTGGGACGGCGGCCCGGTGTCGACCTGCCGGCCGTCTACCTCGAACACAACACGCCAAAAGGCGACGTTCCCTTCACGCTGCACCCCATGGCGGACCAAAGCTCCATTCCCGTGGTCCACGTGACCCATTTCAACCAGCTTTTCTGGGACACCGGCTCGGCGGGCACCACGGTCATTGAACACGGCATCCCTGACCCAGGCCGGCTCTACACCGGTGAACACGAAGAGATGGGCGTGGTGGTCAACGAACCCGTTCGGCGTGGCCGGGTCACGGGGACGGACCTGCTGCCCGGATTCGCCGGGGTGGGGCCGTTGCGGGTGTTCGGCATGGGAACGGAAGCGCTGGCGCAAGCCCTGAACCTGAGGGGCCTGGGCCTTAGCGATGAAAGGCTCCGCATCGCCGGTGATGTGCCCGCCCCGCAAATGCACCAGCAATTGGCCCGTTGCCGACTCTACCTCCACCCCCTGAGGTGGACGTCGCTGGGGTTGGCTTTGCTCGAAGCCATGCACCTTGGCATGCCCGTACTGGCCCTGGCCACCACCGAGGCAACCCGCGCCATACCGCACGGCGCCGGCTTGGTGTCCAACGACGTCGACGATCTCCAAAGGTTCGCCAAGCGCCTGCTGGACGATCCCGATGACGCCTTTGCCATGGGCATGGTGGCGCGTGAGGCCGCGCTGGAACGATACGGGCTGGACAAGTTCCTCCGTGCCTGGGACGAACTGCTGGCCGACCTTCCGGCCGCGCGGGTTCCTGCCGGCAATGCTCCAGCAAACCATGACACTGAGAGGGCACACCCATGA
- a CDS encoding glycosyltransferase: MKISMVSEHASPLAALGGVDAGGQNVHVAALSSALADRGHQVTVYTRRDDPDLPTRVKVGPGLTVVHVDAGPARRVPKDELLPYMGELADGICADWAGQLPDVVHAHFWMSGLAAIQASRRAGAANPVPVVQTFHALGSVKRRHQGAADTSPPAREWLEPWVGRAADWVIATCPDEVFELKALGISRSKISIAPCGVDLDLFPGTADAEPKSRTHRILSVGRLVQRKGVDLIIRALPLLAEAGFDDVELLIVGGSGDALNLEEDPEAQRLRSLSKELGVEDRVTMRGQVPRDAMPAIFRSADAVVCTPWYEPFGIVPLEAMACGVPVVAAAVGGLRETVVDQKTGLHVPPRDPEALAEALQKLLADPELRADMGRAGSRRARSRYSWERIAADTEKAYRSVLAAGLSRQADEGLEPLEGTAL; this comes from the coding sequence ATGAAGATCTCCATGGTTTCCGAACACGCCAGTCCGCTGGCTGCATTGGGAGGCGTTGACGCCGGAGGGCAGAACGTCCACGTTGCCGCGCTGTCCTCCGCGCTGGCAGACCGTGGCCACCAGGTCACTGTGTACACGCGGCGCGATGACCCCGACTTGCCGACCAGGGTCAAGGTTGGTCCAGGGCTCACCGTGGTCCACGTGGATGCGGGTCCGGCCCGAAGGGTCCCCAAGGATGAGCTTCTGCCGTACATGGGTGAGCTGGCGGACGGAATCTGCGCGGACTGGGCCGGTCAACTGCCGGACGTGGTCCACGCACACTTCTGGATGTCCGGCCTCGCAGCCATCCAGGCCTCGCGCAGGGCCGGCGCCGCCAACCCCGTGCCAGTGGTCCAGACCTTCCACGCCCTGGGATCGGTCAAGCGCAGGCACCAAGGCGCCGCGGACACCAGCCCGCCTGCCCGCGAGTGGCTGGAACCATGGGTCGGCCGCGCCGCGGACTGGGTCATCGCGACCTGCCCGGATGAGGTCTTCGAACTCAAGGCCCTGGGCATCAGCAGGTCGAAGATCTCCATAGCCCCCTGCGGTGTGGACCTCGACCTCTTCCCGGGAACGGCCGACGCCGAGCCCAAGTCCCGCACGCATCGGATACTCAGCGTCGGGCGCCTCGTGCAACGCAAGGGCGTGGACCTGATCATCCGGGCACTGCCGCTCCTGGCGGAGGCCGGCTTCGACGACGTGGAGCTGCTGATTGTTGGCGGTTCCGGTGACGCGCTCAACCTGGAAGAAGATCCGGAAGCCCAACGGCTCAGGTCCTTGTCCAAGGAGCTCGGCGTTGAGGACAGGGTGACCATGCGTGGACAGGTCCCGCGTGATGCCATGCCCGCGATTTTCCGCAGCGCTGACGCCGTGGTCTGCACGCCTTGGTATGAGCCCTTCGGCATCGTCCCGCTTGAGGCGATGGCGTGCGGTGTGCCCGTGGTGGCGGCGGCGGTAGGTGGACTGCGGGAAACCGTAGTGGACCAGAAGACGGGGCTCCACGTCCCGCCCCGTGACCCGGAAGCCCTTGCCGAAGCGTTGCAGAAACTGCTGGCAGACCCGGAACTCCGCGCGGACATGGGCCGGGCCGGTTCCCGCCGGGCCCGCTCACGGTACTCCTGGGAACGCATCGCAGCTGACACCGAGAAAGCGTACAGGTCCGTTCTTGCCGCCGGATTGTCCCGGCAGGCCGACGAAGGTTTGGAACCATTGGAAGGAACGGCGCTGTGA
- a CDS encoding SIS domain-containing protein, producing the protein MTTETTLPGLIPDTLPARWGSGPTHNDAVTTHLDNVLPALDSLRSQSHMLSAWGTELATRLLSGQRLLAAGNGGSAAEAQHLTAELVGRFDEERAPFSAISLHSESSAVTALSNDYGYDEVFARQVRAHGRAGDVLMLLSTSGRSPNLLNAVRAAKERGVITWALTGAGPNPLSEACDQAITVEAIAANAQEGHLIAIHAVCRAFDAEVARRTDRGPGLFGGGQP; encoded by the coding sequence ATGACCACCGAAACCACCCTGCCGGGCCTCATTCCGGATACCCTGCCGGCGCGTTGGGGATCAGGCCCCACCCACAACGACGCCGTCACCACTCATCTGGACAACGTCCTGCCGGCGCTTGATTCCCTGCGCTCGCAATCACACATGTTGTCCGCATGGGGAACCGAGCTCGCCACCAGACTGCTCTCCGGGCAGCGTCTGCTCGCGGCAGGCAACGGCGGCTCGGCTGCCGAGGCGCAGCACCTGACGGCCGAACTCGTAGGCCGTTTTGACGAAGAACGCGCCCCGTTTTCGGCCATCTCATTGCACTCCGAGTCCTCCGCGGTCACAGCGTTGTCCAACGACTACGGCTACGACGAGGTCTTCGCCCGCCAAGTCAGGGCGCATGGCCGGGCTGGCGACGTGCTCATGCTGCTCTCAACCAGCGGGCGCAGCCCCAACCTGCTCAACGCTGTCCGGGCTGCGAAGGAACGCGGCGTCATCACGTGGGCCCTGACAGGCGCCGGTCCCAATCCCCTGTCCGAAGCCTGCGATCAAGCCATAACCGTCGAAGCCATCGCGGCCAACGCCCAGGAAGGCCATTTGATCGCCATTCACGCTGTGTGCCGCGCTTTTGATGCAGAGGTTGCAAGGCGCACCGACAGGGGACCGGGGTTGTTTGGGGGCGGTCAGCCATGA
- a CDS encoding PfkB family carbohydrate kinase produces MRITVVGDLLLDVDINGTATRLSPDAPVPVVDVGDVRRRAGGAGLVATVLARDGHDVSLVTAVSDDDGASHLRRALAGVSVLAGAPLAHTPTKTRVRIGTHPMVRFDQGCAAAPVPSSTGEMLAAITSADAVVVADYGRGITANTDIRAALTDAARRIPVVWDPHPSGSDPVAGVSVVTPNLAEATASAKAGGSGTGAEEAGRYLLDKWGSASVLVTRGEDGALLLCSDGSAESIPAPTTNVSDLCGAGDRLAGSLAVHLATGLDLAQAAARAVEDASAFLAAGGAAALAGADPADPSEVGSVVELRGLELVDTADLHPDGVRLARFVRESGGTVVATGGCFDLLHAGHARTLAAARSMGDCLIVCLNSDQSVRRLKGAHRPIVSVEDRAELLLALECVDAVVIFGEDTPEACLTQISPDIWVKGGDYTPEELPEARLLAGWGGRCVTVPFHPARSTSGLAAALAKVS; encoded by the coding sequence ATGAGGATCACGGTAGTTGGCGACCTTCTCCTGGACGTCGACATCAACGGGACCGCCACCCGGCTCAGTCCCGACGCGCCTGTGCCGGTGGTCGACGTCGGTGATGTCCGGCGTCGGGCGGGCGGCGCCGGGCTGGTCGCCACCGTACTGGCGCGGGACGGCCACGACGTCTCGCTGGTCACCGCGGTATCGGACGACGACGGCGCAAGCCACCTCAGGCGCGCACTGGCCGGCGTGTCGGTACTCGCCGGAGCCCCGCTGGCTCACACGCCCACCAAGACCCGTGTTCGGATCGGGACGCATCCGATGGTCCGCTTCGATCAAGGGTGCGCAGCGGCCCCGGTCCCGTCCAGTACGGGGGAGATGCTTGCCGCCATCACATCGGCAGACGCCGTAGTGGTGGCCGATTATGGGCGTGGGATCACCGCCAACACCGACATCCGGGCAGCCCTGACGGATGCCGCCCGGCGCATCCCCGTTGTGTGGGATCCGCACCCTTCCGGTTCCGATCCCGTGGCAGGAGTGTCCGTAGTGACGCCCAACCTCGCCGAAGCCACCGCGTCCGCGAAGGCAGGCGGATCCGGCACCGGGGCTGAAGAAGCCGGCCGCTACCTCCTGGACAAGTGGGGAAGTGCGTCCGTGCTGGTCACCAGGGGCGAGGACGGTGCGCTGCTGTTGTGCTCGGACGGCTCAGCCGAGAGCATCCCCGCGCCCACCACCAACGTGAGCGATCTGTGCGGGGCAGGTGACCGCCTCGCAGGCAGCCTCGCCGTGCACCTTGCCACAGGCTTGGACCTTGCACAGGCCGCTGCCCGGGCTGTGGAGGACGCGTCTGCGTTCCTGGCCGCCGGGGGAGCTGCCGCACTGGCCGGAGCGGACCCGGCGGACCCGTCCGAAGTAGGTTCCGTCGTCGAACTTAGAGGCCTGGAACTGGTGGACACCGCAGACCTTCACCCCGACGGCGTCCGACTTGCCCGCTTCGTCCGCGAGTCCGGAGGGACAGTGGTGGCCACAGGAGGATGTTTCGACCTCCTGCACGCAGGCCACGCACGGACGCTGGCAGCAGCGCGCAGCATGGGCGATTGCCTGATCGTGTGCCTGAACTCGGACCAATCCGTCCGCCGGCTCAAGGGCGCGCATCGACCGATTGTCAGTGTGGAAGACCGCGCAGAGTTGCTGCTCGCCCTCGAATGCGTCGACGCCGTCGTGATTTTTGGCGAGGACACCCCCGAAGCCTGCCTCACCCAAATAAGTCCCGACATCTGGGTCAAGGGCGGCGACTACACCCCCGAAGAATTGCCGGAAGCCCGCCTCCTGGCGGGTTGGGGAGGGCGATGCGTCACTGTGCCCTTCCACCCGGCACGCTCCACCAGCGGCCTGGCAGCAGCATTGGCCAAGGTCAGCTGA
- a CDS encoding SDR family oxidoreductase, which yields MNTQTPGRVIVTGGGSGLGAAIVEAIRDAGGTPFVFDRDVSNVSGAKALEVDVSNREAVEAAVKEAAESLGGLDGVVTAAGIDRCGKLGDVAAEEWEKVIGVNLLGTVSTIRAALPYLKGSRGRAITIASTLGLRALPDATAYCASKFGVIGFSRALAAETGGVIGVTTIIPGGMKTHFFDDRDEQYKPQDDSKLNDPANVAQAVVFALSQPFGSEVRELLITPAEEGSWP from the coding sequence ATGAACACGCAAACACCTGGACGCGTCATCGTCACCGGAGGCGGGTCCGGCTTGGGCGCTGCGATCGTGGAGGCCATCCGCGACGCCGGTGGCACGCCATTCGTTTTCGACCGGGACGTCAGCAACGTCTCGGGCGCCAAAGCCCTGGAAGTGGATGTCTCCAACCGTGAGGCTGTGGAAGCAGCAGTGAAGGAAGCCGCGGAAAGCCTTGGCGGCCTTGACGGGGTTGTGACGGCCGCGGGCATCGACCGCTGCGGCAAGCTGGGCGACGTCGCCGCCGAGGAATGGGAAAAGGTCATCGGAGTAAACCTCCTGGGCACCGTTTCCACCATCCGTGCGGCACTGCCGTACCTCAAGGGATCCCGTGGCCGGGCCATCACCATCGCCTCCACACTGGGGCTCCGGGCACTCCCTGACGCCACGGCCTACTGCGCCTCCAAGTTCGGAGTCATCGGCTTCAGCCGTGCCCTGGCCGCGGAAACGGGCGGGGTCATTGGCGTCACTACGATCATCCCGGGTGGCATGAAGACCCACTTCTTCGACGACCGCGACGAACAATACAAGCCGCAGGACGACTCCAAGCTCAACGATCCCGCCAATGTGGCGCAGGCCGTGGTGTTCGCCCTCTCACAGCCGTTCGGCAGCGAGGTCCGCGAACTCCTCATCACCCCCGCAGAAGAAGGCTCGTGGCCGTAA
- a CDS encoding glycosyltransferase family 9 protein, giving the protein MEKPLVDLTSGIGPVLGKFSDVQRIAVLRGGGLGDLIYTYPALNALKRAYPGASLTLLGAPVHAALVAATDGPVDDVELLPVARGVHDGPRNGERFEDDAQDVAAQEAFFEAMRARKFDIAVQMHGGGRYSNPFLLRLGARHTAGTRTRDAEPLDRNLDYVYYQNEPDRWLEVAGLAGAPTIIFPPLLPKPEHQQGIKGLKDPDRSSLVVVHPGATDPRRRWPASYFAEAAAGIAAEGAQVLIVGDRSEKALAREVAELAGRHLPEGQRQAVRSVAGELEIGELAALLAEATVMLASDSGPRHLAQAMGTATVGIFWVGNVFNAGPRGRGFHRIHMSWLTRCPRCGADVTQVGWTAPHCGHDDTLIKGIAVADVVQDVLDLTATSLLLRG; this is encoded by the coding sequence ATGGAAAAACCGCTGGTTGACCTGACGTCCGGCATAGGACCCGTGCTTGGAAAATTCAGTGACGTGCAGCGGATCGCGGTGCTCAGGGGCGGCGGTCTGGGCGATTTGATCTACACCTACCCGGCCTTGAACGCGCTGAAGAGGGCCTACCCGGGTGCCAGTCTGACGCTGCTCGGCGCGCCGGTTCACGCGGCACTGGTGGCGGCAACGGACGGTCCGGTGGACGACGTCGAACTTCTCCCGGTGGCGCGTGGCGTACATGACGGTCCCCGCAACGGCGAGCGCTTCGAAGATGATGCGCAAGACGTGGCGGCACAGGAAGCTTTCTTTGAGGCCATGCGGGCACGGAAGTTCGATATCGCAGTCCAAATGCATGGCGGCGGCCGGTACTCCAACCCTTTCCTGCTCCGGCTGGGGGCACGGCACACGGCAGGAACCCGCACCAGGGACGCCGAGCCGTTGGATCGGAATCTGGACTACGTCTACTACCAGAACGAGCCCGACCGCTGGCTGGAAGTGGCTGGCTTGGCTGGAGCTCCCACCATCATCTTCCCTCCCCTGCTCCCCAAGCCTGAGCACCAACAGGGCATCAAGGGGTTGAAGGACCCTGACCGCTCGTCGCTGGTGGTTGTCCACCCGGGTGCCACCGATCCGCGGAGGCGGTGGCCGGCGTCGTACTTTGCCGAAGCTGCGGCGGGCATAGCCGCCGAAGGTGCGCAGGTGCTGATCGTTGGGGACAGATCGGAAAAGGCCTTAGCACGGGAGGTCGCGGAGCTTGCCGGCCGCCATCTCCCGGAGGGACAGCGCCAGGCCGTACGGTCTGTAGCCGGAGAGCTGGAGATCGGTGAGCTGGCCGCTCTCCTGGCCGAGGCCACGGTGATGCTGGCCAGCGACAGCGGTCCCCGGCATTTGGCGCAGGCCATGGGAACTGCCACTGTGGGGATCTTCTGGGTGGGAAACGTGTTCAACGCAGGCCCACGCGGCCGCGGCTTTCACCGCATCCACATGTCCTGGCTGACCCGATGCCCGCGCTGCGGTGCGGACGTGACCCAGGTTGGCTGGACCGCTCCGCACTGCGGCCACGACGACACCCTCATCAAGGGCATCGCCGTGGCCGATGTTGTTCAGGACGTGCTGGACCTTACGGCCACGAGCCTTCTTCTGCGGGGGTGA
- the rfaE2 gene encoding D-glycero-beta-D-manno-heptose 1-phosphate adenylyltransferase translates to MARLSNQEGLADWLPGRLAEERPVVTVVGDSILDGWWDGTIDRFCREAPAPVVQVQRRDFAPGGAANTAMNLAALGADVRFVSLTGEDEAATTLKEALEAAGVDVTHMVSHPDMTTTTKFRVSSGGQVMLRLDDAANDVPGEGLSDMAATLSEALRGSAAVVLCDYGAGALEGPVRSAILDRLGPGDDGAMPASRQNMLVVVDAHHPGRWAGLQPDLATPNAQEAARLLGTDFPGGAARCPFVEAHAGQLLRASGAAAVVVTLDREGTLTIRPQGSPPQAATHRTWARPQAEKQASGAGDTFVAALTLARAAGLPLTTSVDLAQAAADVVVHRPGTSVCTTEELATHLRGFADTALTDKELARHIQEHRSEGRRIVLTNGCFDVLHRGHTRYLNQAKQLGDVLVVALNSDSSVRQLKGPDRPVNHEADRAAVIAALSCVDHVTIFDTPTPIPLIELLQPDVYAKGGDYTPEMLQETEAVELYGGTVTILDYVPEHSTTAVLERIRSSGETPQG, encoded by the coding sequence ATGGCACGCCTATCCAATCAAGAAGGCCTGGCCGACTGGCTGCCTGGCCGCTTGGCCGAGGAACGTCCTGTTGTGACGGTAGTCGGCGATTCAATCCTGGACGGCTGGTGGGATGGAACCATTGACCGTTTCTGTCGCGAAGCCCCGGCGCCCGTAGTCCAGGTCCAGCGCCGGGACTTTGCTCCCGGAGGGGCGGCCAACACAGCGATGAACCTTGCGGCGTTGGGCGCTGACGTCCGCTTCGTCTCGTTGACGGGTGAGGACGAGGCCGCGACAACGTTGAAAGAAGCACTGGAAGCGGCAGGCGTGGACGTCACCCACATGGTCTCCCACCCGGACATGACCACCACCACCAAATTCCGGGTCAGCAGCGGCGGCCAAGTGATGCTGCGTCTGGATGACGCCGCCAACGATGTCCCCGGGGAAGGCCTCTCGGACATGGCCGCGACGCTCTCCGAAGCCCTGCGCGGTTCCGCTGCCGTGGTGCTGTGTGATTACGGCGCAGGGGCATTGGAAGGCCCCGTCCGGAGCGCGATTCTTGACCGTTTGGGCCCAGGCGATGACGGCGCAATGCCTGCGTCCCGCCAGAACATGCTGGTTGTGGTGGACGCCCACCACCCTGGCCGGTGGGCCGGTCTCCAACCGGATCTCGCCACGCCCAACGCCCAGGAAGCAGCGAGACTGCTCGGCACGGACTTCCCGGGCGGTGCTGCCCGATGCCCCTTCGTGGAGGCACACGCGGGCCAGCTCCTTCGCGCCTCGGGTGCGGCCGCCGTCGTCGTGACCTTAGACCGGGAGGGGACGCTGACCATCCGTCCGCAGGGCAGCCCGCCGCAAGCCGCAACCCACAGAACCTGGGCCCGGCCGCAGGCCGAGAAGCAGGCTTCGGGGGCCGGAGACACGTTCGTTGCCGCGCTGACCCTTGCCCGTGCCGCCGGCTTGCCGCTGACCACCAGCGTGGATCTGGCTCAGGCCGCCGCCGACGTCGTAGTCCACAGGCCGGGCACCTCCGTGTGCACCACCGAGGAACTGGCCACGCACCTCCGCGGCTTCGCAGATACGGCACTGACGGACAAGGAGCTGGCCAGGCACATCCAGGAGCATCGCAGTGAAGGGCGCAGGATCGTGCTGACCAACGGGTGCTTCGATGTTCTGCACCGTGGCCATACCCGCTACCTGAATCAGGCCAAGCAACTGGGGGACGTCTTGGTGGTTGCCCTCAACAGCGACTCGTCGGTCCGGCAACTCAAAGGCCCGGACCGCCCGGTGAACCACGAAGCCGACCGCGCCGCCGTCATCGCCGCCCTGAGCTGCGTCGACCACGTGACCATCTTCGACACCCCAACGCCCATACCGCTTATCGAGCTCCTGCAGCCCGATGTCTACGCCAAGGGCGGGGACTACACGCCGGAAATGCTCCAGGAAACCGAAGCGGTCGAGCTGTACGGCGGCACGGTCACCATCCTGGACTACGTTCCGGAGCATTCAACCACCGCGGTACTGGAACGCATCCGTTCAAGCGGCGAGACCCCGCAGGGCTGA
- a CDS encoding NAD-dependent epimerase/dehydratase family protein — translation MRVAIIGATGHGGTELLKRLQRARSEEGADLELVGVVRREPDPDAAPYHGVEWHTLDIGAATDQPDLEAALAGADAVVHLAWLIQPNHNRELLHRTNVEGTAKVLAAARKAGVRHFVCASSVGAYSPAPKDQRTKEGWPTGGIKRSHYSADKAEQERLLDQFAKENPDIVVARLRPALMFSSGGGSEVGRYFLGRILPRLVPRKPWLPVLAVPKELVFQGVHTADVADAYWKVLQHRAEGAFNIAAEPVIDPNALAWIFRARRLLPFPLPVLRAVVEVSWRLRLQVTDGGWVDMAANAPIMDCARAHSLLGWSPKHSSLESLAEMLEGIGAGKGRRGSPPLRPR, via the coding sequence ATGCGCGTCGCGATCATTGGAGCCACCGGGCACGGCGGGACTGAACTGCTCAAACGCCTTCAACGGGCGCGTTCGGAAGAGGGCGCGGACCTGGAACTTGTGGGCGTCGTGCGCCGCGAGCCGGACCCGGACGCCGCGCCCTATCACGGCGTTGAGTGGCACACCCTGGACATCGGAGCCGCCACAGACCAGCCCGACCTCGAAGCAGCGCTCGCCGGAGCCGACGCCGTGGTGCATCTGGCGTGGCTCATCCAGCCCAACCACAACCGGGAACTGCTGCACCGGACCAACGTGGAGGGAACAGCGAAGGTCCTGGCCGCAGCACGCAAAGCCGGAGTGCGGCACTTTGTATGTGCGTCCTCGGTTGGCGCCTACTCACCTGCGCCCAAGGACCAGCGGACCAAGGAGGGCTGGCCGACCGGTGGGATCAAGAGATCGCATTACAGTGCGGACAAAGCGGAACAGGAACGGCTCCTGGACCAGTTCGCCAAAGAGAACCCGGACATCGTTGTGGCCCGTCTCCGCCCGGCACTGATGTTCAGTTCAGGGGGCGGAAGCGAGGTGGGACGCTATTTCCTGGGCCGGATCCTGCCCAGGCTGGTACCGCGGAAACCATGGCTTCCGGTGCTGGCCGTTCCCAAGGAGCTGGTGTTCCAGGGCGTGCATACCGCCGACGTCGCGGATGCCTATTGGAAAGTGCTGCAACACAGGGCCGAAGGTGCGTTCAACATTGCAGCGGAGCCGGTCATCGATCCCAACGCGCTCGCCTGGATCTTCAGGGCCAGGCGCTTGCTGCCGTTCCCGCTTCCGGTGCTCCGCGCCGTCGTCGAGGTCTCCTGGCGCTTGCGCCTCCAGGTGACCGACGGCGGTTGGGTGGACATGGCGGCGAACGCACCGATCATGGATTGCGCGCGGGCGCACAGCCTGTTGGGCTGGTCGCCGAAGCACTCTTCGCTGGAGTCCCTGGCGGAAATGCTGGAGGGAATCGGCGCGGGGAAGGGGCGGAGGGGTTCGCCCCCACTCAGGCCACGTTGA
- a CDS encoding FUSC family protein has protein sequence MSQLPTRRRLIPALRKTVTRHRLLFAAKTAVAAGLAWYLAPFMPGPAAEYPYYAPLGALVSMHPTVADSAKHGLQSLAGLVLGIGMAFAVTTVAAPTVLSVAVVVGLGVLIGGLPRLGSASEWIPMAALFVLVLGDSNAEGFSFAYVLQMALGVTVGFAINWLIFPPLHLDDIDPAIAGHQGALSRQLKDMAQAMNESWPPNHEAWASRSDELSMTAAAVRTAVHQAELSAKANPRSRRRATRLPSDLAGLRTLERLTFHVQDVTDVLASAIWEEGAGTVIPDTAIKPLSDALESVAAVVDHWRDEGSGELSNSLAHAQDSINALSDAVTEAAAQQSPVNAPASVAMSLRRILTVVMTAE, from the coding sequence ATGAGCCAACTGCCCACAAGGCGACGGCTGATTCCCGCGCTTCGTAAAACCGTGACCCGTCACCGCCTGCTCTTCGCCGCCAAAACAGCGGTGGCGGCAGGACTGGCCTGGTACCTTGCACCGTTCATGCCCGGCCCTGCCGCCGAGTACCCGTACTACGCACCGCTGGGCGCCCTGGTCAGCATGCACCCAACAGTGGCCGACTCCGCCAAGCACGGGCTCCAAAGCCTGGCCGGACTGGTCCTGGGGATCGGCATGGCCTTTGCCGTCACCACAGTTGCGGCACCCACAGTCCTTTCCGTGGCCGTAGTGGTGGGCCTGGGCGTGCTGATCGGCGGCCTTCCGCGACTGGGAAGTGCGTCCGAGTGGATCCCCATGGCGGCATTGTTCGTGCTGGTGCTGGGCGACTCAAATGCAGAAGGGTTCTCCTTCGCCTACGTTCTCCAGATGGCCCTGGGAGTCACAGTGGGTTTCGCGATCAACTGGCTGATCTTCCCGCCCCTGCACCTGGACGACATCGACCCGGCCATCGCGGGCCACCAAGGCGCGTTGTCCCGCCAGCTCAAGGACATGGCGCAGGCCATGAACGAGTCCTGGCCGCCGAACCATGAAGCCTGGGCCAGCCGCAGCGACGAACTGTCCATGACCGCGGCGGCCGTGCGGACTGCGGTGCACCAAGCGGAGCTAAGCGCCAAAGCGAACCCCAGGTCCCGGCGTCGTGCCACCCGCCTGCCGTCGGACCTTGCAGGTTTGCGAACCCTTGAGCGGCTGACGTTCCACGTCCAGGACGTCACCGACGTCCTGGCCAGCGCCATCTGGGAAGAAGGCGCCGGGACGGTCATTCCGGACACCGCGATCAAGCCGCTTTCCGACGCACTGGAGTCCGTGGCCGCCGTGGTGGACCACTGGCGCGACGAAGGATCCGGGGAGCTCTCGAACAGCCTGGCCCACGCCCAGGACAGCATCAACGCGCTCAGCGATGCCGTGACCGAAGCCGCCGCCCAACAGTCCCCGGTGAACGCACCGGCGTCGGTGGCCATGAGCCTGCGCCGGATTTTGACCGTGGTGATGACCGCGGAGTAG
- a CDS encoding phage holin family protein, giving the protein MSSPADLPPTEAHVKAETLPLGELLSDLTRDVSTLMRQEVELAKVELKESATKAGKGAGMLAGAAWAGHITVLFLSIALWWALGQLVGLGWSAVIVAVIWGIIAAVLAVMGRKELNAIKGLPRTAETVKEIPPALKPNTEETR; this is encoded by the coding sequence ATGAGCAGTCCCGCCGACCTGCCTCCCACAGAGGCTCACGTAAAGGCGGAAACCCTTCCCCTTGGGGAGCTGCTGAGCGACCTGACGCGTGACGTCTCCACGTTGATGCGCCAGGAAGTGGAGCTGGCCAAGGTGGAGCTCAAGGAGTCCGCCACCAAAGCAGGAAAGGGCGCCGGCATGTTGGCTGGCGCCGCGTGGGCCGGCCACATCACCGTGCTGTTCCTGTCCATCGCCCTTTGGTGGGCACTGGGCCAGCTGGTTGGCCTCGGGTGGTCCGCCGTGATCGTCGCGGTCATCTGGGGAATTATCGCGGCAGTCCTGGCGGTCATGGGCCGCAAGGAACTGAACGCCATCAAGGGCTTGCCGCGGACCGCTGAGACTGTCAAGGAAATACCCCCCGCTTTGAAACCGAACACCGAGGAGACACGATGA